Part of the Microbacterium sp. Clip185 genome is shown below.
CGTCGAGCTCGGCGGCGGATGCGGCGGCGCTGGTCGTGTGGTGCACCCCGCCCCACCAGTCGAACCAGCCGTCCCAGAACTCGGAGCACATGAGGGGGCCGGTCGGCTGGTGCTCGCGCAGGGTCGCGAGGCGCTCGGCGGCGCGCGAGCCGAACGAGCCGGTGAGGTGCAGTTCCGGCAGGCTGCCGTTGTCCAGCATCCACGGTTCTGGCTGGTCGACGGTGGTCAGCGGCACCGTGATCCCGGCTTCGCGCGTGAGGTCGGTGAGGATTTTCAGGTACTCCTTGTCGGAGCCGTAGGCGCCGTACTCGTTCTCGATCTGCACGAGCACGACGTTGCCGCCGCGGTCGATCTGACGCGGCACGACGATCTCGTACACGCGCCGCAGGTACTCGCTGACGGCCTCGATGTACTGCGGCTCCGAGCGGCGCAGTCCGATGCCCGGCGTCCGGGTGAGCCAGACGGGCAGTCCGCCGTTGTGCCACTCGGCGCAGATGTAGGGGCCGGGGCGCACGATGGCGTGCATGCCCTCGGCGGCGACGAGGTCGAGGAAGCGTCCGAGGTCGTTCCAGCCCGTCGCATCCCACTGGCCGCGCACGGGCTCGTGGGCGTTCCAGGCGACGTAGGTCTCGATCGTGTTCAGGCCCATGAGGCGGGCCTTGCGGATGCGGTCGGCCCAGTGATCGGGGTGGATGCGGAAGTAGTGCAGCGCGCCGGAGAGGATGCGGTGCGGCTCGCCGTCCAGCAGGAAGTCGGTCTCGCCGACGGTGAAGGTGCTCACGGTTTCTTTCGTTTCGTTCAGCGGGCCGCGCGCAGCGTGATGCGCGCCCAGGACAGCGGGGGAAGGGTGAGGTGCACGCGGGTGCCGTCGACGACCGTGGCGAGGGATGCGGGGGCGACGGGCTGCGCCTGGGCGGAGTTGACGGTGTGGCGGTCGCCGCCCTCGGGAACGGTGACCACGAGCGCGTCGGCGGCGGCGATCTCGCGGTCGAGATCGATCACGACCTCGCTTGCCTCGTCGAGGTCGCGGTGTGCGGCGAAGACGACGATCTCGTCGCCGTCGACGGTGGCGACCGCATCCACAGCTGCGACGGCGCCGTGCTTGGTGGTCTCGATCGACGCGCTCTCTACGGTCGGGACGACCACGGTGCCGTGGGCGGCGGCGGCCGTCAGCTGGAAGGGGAAGAAGGTCGTCTGCCGCCAGGCGGGACCGCCGGGCTCGGTGCGGATGGGGGCGATGACGTTGACCAGCTGCGCGAGGTTCGCCATGGAGACGCGGTCGGCGTGGCGCAGCAGGGTGATGAGCAGGGAGCCGACGACGACCGCATCCGTGACGGTGTAGTCGTCTTCGATGAGGCGCGGCGCGACGGGCCAGTCGCCGGTGAACACGCGCGGCTTGTCGACCTCGTTCCAGCGTGTCTGGTTCCAGACATTCCATTCGTCGACGCTGATGCCGATCGCGCGGGTGGAGCCGGTCTCGGCGCGCACCTCGTCGATGATCGCCGCGACGTCGTCGAGGTAGCGGCTGAGAGCTACGCCCGAGGCGAGGAAGCTGGCGGGGTCGCCCGGCGTCTCCTCGTAGTAGGCGTGCACGGAGATGTGGTCGATGAGCTCGGCGGTGTGGCGCAGCACGGTGCGCTCCCACTCGCCGAAGGTCGGCATCTCATGGTTGGAGCTGCCGGCGGCGACCAGTTCGATGTCGGGGTCGATGAAGCGCATGAGGCGGGCCGACTCTGCGGCGAGGCGACCGTATTCGTCCGCGGTCTTATGGCCGATCTGCCAGGGCCCGTCCATCTCGTTGCCGAGGCACCACAGGCGGATGTCGAACGGCTCGTCGCGGCCGTTCTGGCGGCGACGCTCGCTGAGTGCGGTGCCGCCGGGGTGGTTCGTGTACTCGAGCAGCTCGGCCGCCTCGGCGACGCCGCGCGTGCCGAGGTTGACCGCCTCCATGAGCTCGAGGCCCGCGGACTCGGCCCAGTCGGCGAACTCGTGCAGGCCGACCTGGTTGGTCTCGGTGGAGTGCCAGGCCGCATCCAGGCGCACGGGACGCTCTTCGCGCGGTCCGACGCCGTCCTCCCAGCGGTAGCCCGAGACGAAGTTGCCGCCCGGATAGCGCACGACCGTCGCACCGAGCTCGCGCACGAGCTCGAGCACGTCGGCGCGGAAGCCGTTCGCGTCGGCGCTCGGGTGCGCGCTCTCGTGGATGCCGTCGTACACGCAGCGGCCCATGTGCTCGACGAAGGTGCCGAAGACGCGGCGGGGGACGGCGGGGCCGTCGGCGTTCGTCGCGACGGCGATGCGGGTGGCGGAGGTCATGATCGCTTTCGGGTCGGGATGCGGCGAGGGGTGGGTCGGATCGGCAAGCGATGCGACCCACCCCTCGTCGGTGATTACTTGTTGACGCTGAAGCCCTGCTCGTTGCCGTAGCTGACGAGCTGGTCCTGCCAGGTCATGAGGCCCTCGTTGAGGTCGCTCTTGTTGGCGTAGGACTGGCCGACGGTGTCGCTGAAGATGCTGTTCGCGTACACCTGGAAGGGCAGGTACTGCCATCCCTTACGGACGTCGGATGCGGCCTGCACGAGCACCTGGTTGATCTGCTGTCCGCCGAAGTAGTCGCTCTTGGCGTTCAGGAAGGCGTCCGACTGCAGGTCGGCCGTGGTGGAGGGGAAACCGCCCGACTTCGCGAAGATGTCGATGCTCTCCTGGTCGTTGTTCAGCCACTTCAGGAAGGCAGCGGCCAGCGCCGGGTTCTTGCTCTGCTTGGTGACCGACTGGCCGCCGCCGCCGTTCTCGGCCGACACGGGGGTGCCGTCGTAGGTCGGCATGGGCGCGACGCGCCAGTTGCCCGCGGCGCTGGGCACCGAGGACTCGAGGTTGCCGGGCATCCAGGCGCCGATGATCAGCGTGGCGATGGAACCGTCACCGAGGCCCTTGAACCACTCGTCGCTCCAGCTGGAGGCGTCCGAGAGCAGGTTCTGGTCGACGAGCTGGTTCCAGGTGTCGGCCCACAGCTTCGAGCCCTTGTCGGAGAGGTCGATCTTCACGTTGGTGCCGTCGACCTTGAACGGCTGGCCGCCGGCCTGCCAGATCATCGAGGTCGCGAAGCCGGCGTCGCCGGTGTCGTTCGTGATCTTCTTGGTCGGGTCGGCCGCGGTGAGCTTCTTCGCGGTCTCGATGTACTCGTCCCAGGTGGTGGGAACGGTCAGGCCGTACTGGTCGAACACGGCCTTGTTGTAGAACAGCGCCATGGGGCCGGAGTCCTGCGGCAGGCCGTAGATCTTGCCGTCGAAGTCGACCGAGCCCCACGTCGAGGCGGTGTAGTCCTTCTCGAGGTCGCCGAAGCCGTACGACGACAGGTCGAGCAGGCCGTCGGTGAGAGCGAACTGCGGCATGGCGTAGTACTCGATCTGCACGACGTCGGGGGCGCCCGAGCCGGCCTTGATCGCGTTCTGCAGTTTGGTGTACTCGTCCTTGTTGGTGCCGGCGTTGACGACGTTCACCTTGACGTTCGGGTACTTCTTCATGAACGCGGCCGCCTGGTCCTCGGCGGAGGGCGTCCACGACCAGTACGTGATCTCGCCGCCGGCTTCGAGAGCCTTGTCGAGGTCGTCGGCGCTTCCGCCGCCGGAGGCTGCACCGCCGCCGCCGGCGCAGGCAGCCAGCGCGATGCCCGCGATGGTGGTCATGGCCACGACGGATGCGGCGCGACGCAGCACCGAAC
Proteins encoded:
- the arfA gene encoding arabinosylfuranosidase ArfA — translated: MTSATRIAVATNADGPAVPRRVFGTFVEHMGRCVYDGIHESAHPSADANGFRADVLELVRELGATVVRYPGGNFVSGYRWEDGVGPREERPVRLDAAWHSTETNQVGLHEFADWAESAGLELMEAVNLGTRGVAEAAELLEYTNHPGGTALSERRRQNGRDEPFDIRLWCLGNEMDGPWQIGHKTADEYGRLAAESARLMRFIDPDIELVAAGSSNHEMPTFGEWERTVLRHTAELIDHISVHAYYEETPGDPASFLASGVALSRYLDDVAAIIDEVRAETGSTRAIGISVDEWNVWNQTRWNEVDKPRVFTGDWPVAPRLIEDDYTVTDAVVVGSLLITLLRHADRVSMANLAQLVNVIAPIRTEPGGPAWRQTTFFPFQLTAAAAHGTVVVPTVESASIETTKHGAVAAVDAVATVDGDEIVVFAAHRDLDEASEVVIDLDREIAAADALVVTVPEGGDRHTVNSAQAQPVAPASLATVVDGTRVHLTLPPLSWARITLRAAR
- a CDS encoding ABC transporter substrate-binding protein; translation: MSHMRKGSVLRRAASVVAMTTIAGIALAACAGGGGAASGGGSADDLDKALEAGGEITYWSWTPSAEDQAAAFMKKYPNVKVNVVNAGTNKDEYTKLQNAIKAGSGAPDVVQIEYYAMPQFALTDGLLDLSSYGFGDLEKDYTASTWGSVDFDGKIYGLPQDSGPMALFYNKAVFDQYGLTVPTTWDEYIETAKKLTAADPTKKITNDTGDAGFATSMIWQAGGQPFKVDGTNVKIDLSDKGSKLWADTWNQLVDQNLLSDASSWSDEWFKGLGDGSIATLIIGAWMPGNLESSVPSAAGNWRVAPMPTYDGTPVSAENGGGGQSVTKQSKNPALAAAFLKWLNNDQESIDIFAKSGGFPSTTADLQSDAFLNAKSDYFGGQQINQVLVQAASDVRKGWQYLPFQVYANSIFSDTVGQSYANKSDLNEGLMTWQDQLVSYGNEQGFSVNK